A genomic segment from Sorangium aterium encodes:
- a CDS encoding MerR family transcriptional regulator, with product MSRYRIHVVSEMCGVSSATLRAWERRYGVPSPARTASAYRLYSDDDVAVIKKMRDHVNGGIAAAEAARMVLETARPRAPVGTTGGDAFAGASERIIDATVRFDLDGIEAEVNRALSLGPAVMIAERALIPALERIGDLWHAGTITVAQEHLASQVIGATLQHLLRLAQPGEGGRRVLLAAFADEDHVLGLFGIGLRFCSWGFRSVVLGARTPPAAIARAVEAIAPDLVALTVAIPPLPPAARELIDAYADACRGVPWIVGGRGAGPLRTFIEARGGLVAAAEAAEIRAQVESALHARRRRKDGS from the coding sequence TTGAGCCGCTACAGAATCCATGTCGTCTCGGAGATGTGTGGCGTGTCCTCGGCGACGCTGCGCGCGTGGGAGCGCCGTTATGGCGTGCCGTCGCCCGCGCGCACGGCGTCGGCCTACCGCCTGTACAGCGACGACGATGTGGCGGTGATCAAGAAGATGCGCGACCACGTGAACGGCGGGATCGCCGCGGCCGAGGCGGCGCGCATGGTGCTCGAGACGGCGAGGCCGCGCGCGCCGGTGGGCACGACCGGGGGCGACGCGTTCGCCGGGGCGAGCGAGCGCATCATCGACGCCACGGTTCGGTTCGATCTGGACGGAATCGAGGCCGAGGTAAACCGGGCCCTCTCGCTCGGCCCTGCGGTGATGATCGCCGAGCGCGCGCTCATCCCGGCGCTCGAGCGCATCGGCGATCTCTGGCACGCGGGGACGATCACGGTCGCGCAGGAGCACCTCGCCTCGCAGGTGATCGGCGCGACGCTGCAGCACCTCTTGCGGCTCGCGCAGCCTGGCGAGGGCGGGCGGCGCGTCCTGCTCGCGGCCTTCGCCGACGAGGATCACGTGCTCGGGCTGTTCGGCATCGGCCTGCGCTTCTGCTCGTGGGGCTTCCGCTCCGTCGTGCTCGGCGCGAGGACGCCGCCCGCCGCGATCGCGCGGGCGGTCGAGGCGATCGCGCCGGATCTCGTCGCGCTGACGGTCGCGATCCCGCCGCTCCCGCCGGCGGCGCGCGAGCTCATCGACGCCTACGCGGACGCGTGCCGGGGCGTGCCGTGGATCGTGGGCGGCAGGGGCGCCGGGCCGCTCCGGACCTTCATCGAGGCGCGCGGCGGCCTCGTGGCGGCCGCGGAGGCGGCGGAGATCCGCGCGCAGGTCGAGTCCGCGCTGCACGCGCGGCGGCGCCGCAAGGACGGGAGCTGA
- a CDS encoding phytoene desaturase produces the protein MQNTSASSAQDPAHPAGPDGSPGDETAASPRAARARGVLRGARAPRAVVIGSGFGGLAAAVRLGVRGYDVTVVEKLDAPGGRAYVHRQDGFTFDAGPTVITAPFLLEELWQLCGRKMADDIELRPVTPFYRIRFHDGATFDYTGDAAAMRAEVARLSPGDVEGYERFVRRSEAIFRVGFEELAHVPFGSWADMARIVPDMVRLESYRTVYGLVAKHVKDDRLRQVLSFHPLLVGGNPFSTTSIYSLIAFLERNWGVHFPIGGTGALVKGLVSLIEGLGGTVRCGAEVRRISVEGGRARGVELASGERLAADVVVSNADSAWTYRHLVPPEARKRWTDRRIERQRYSMSLFVWYFGTRRQYPDVAHHTILLGPRYRPLLEDIFEKHVLADDFSLYLHRPTATDPALAPPGCDAFYVLSPVPNLLSGTHWPTAQERYRRSISALLEATVLPGLEGALASSRLLTPQDFQDRLLSFRGAAFGPEPVLTQSAFFRPHNASEDVERLYLVGAGTHPGAGLPGVLSSARVLDRVVPDASKLA, from the coding sequence ATGCAAAACACCAGCGCTTCTTCGGCGCAGGATCCGGCGCATCCGGCGGGGCCTGACGGCTCGCCGGGCGACGAGACGGCCGCTTCCCCGCGAGCGGCACGAGCACGCGGCGTCCTCCGTGGAGCGCGCGCGCCGCGCGCCGTCGTCATCGGCAGCGGGTTCGGGGGCCTCGCGGCGGCCGTCCGGCTGGGGGTGCGGGGCTACGACGTCACGGTCGTCGAGAAGCTCGACGCGCCGGGCGGGCGCGCGTACGTCCACCGCCAGGACGGGTTCACCTTCGACGCGGGGCCGACCGTCATCACGGCGCCGTTCCTCCTGGAAGAGCTCTGGCAGCTCTGCGGCCGGAAGATGGCCGACGACATCGAGTTGCGGCCCGTGACGCCGTTCTACCGGATCCGGTTCCACGACGGCGCGACGTTCGACTACACGGGCGACGCCGCCGCGATGCGCGCCGAGGTCGCGCGCCTGTCACCCGGGGACGTCGAGGGGTACGAGCGCTTCGTCCGGCGGAGCGAGGCGATCTTCCGGGTCGGGTTCGAGGAGCTCGCGCACGTGCCGTTCGGGTCGTGGGCGGACATGGCGCGCATCGTGCCGGACATGGTGCGGCTCGAGAGCTACCGCACGGTGTACGGCCTCGTCGCGAAGCACGTGAAGGACGACCGCCTGCGCCAGGTGCTGAGCTTCCACCCGCTGCTCGTGGGCGGGAACCCGTTCTCTACGACGTCGATCTACAGCCTGATCGCGTTCCTCGAGCGCAACTGGGGCGTCCACTTCCCGATCGGCGGCACGGGCGCCCTGGTGAAAGGGCTCGTGTCGCTCATCGAGGGCCTGGGCGGCACGGTGCGGTGCGGCGCCGAGGTGCGGCGCATCTCCGTGGAGGGCGGCCGCGCCCGGGGCGTGGAGCTCGCGTCGGGCGAGCGGCTCGCCGCCGACGTCGTGGTCTCGAACGCGGACTCGGCGTGGACCTACCGGCACCTCGTGCCCCCCGAGGCGCGGAAGCGCTGGACCGACCGGCGCATCGAGCGGCAGCGCTACTCGATGAGCCTCTTCGTGTGGTACTTCGGCACGCGCCGGCAGTACCCGGACGTCGCTCACCACACGATCCTCCTCGGCCCGCGGTACAGGCCGCTGCTCGAGGACATCTTCGAGAAGCACGTGCTCGCCGACGACTTCAGCCTGTACCTGCACCGCCCGACCGCGACCGACCCGGCGCTCGCCCCGCCCGGCTGCGACGCGTTTTACGTGCTGTCCCCGGTGCCGAACCTGCTCAGCGGCACCCACTGGCCAACGGCCCAGGAGCGGTACCGGCGCTCCATCTCGGCGCTGCTCGAGGCGACGGTCCTGCCGGGGCTCGAGGGCGCGCTCGCGAGCTCGCGGCTCCTCACGCCGCAGGACTTCCAGGACCGGCTGCTGTCGTTCCGGGGCGCGGCGTTCGGGCCGGAGCCGGTGCTCACGCAGAGCGCCTTCTTCCGGCCCCACAACGCGAGCGAGGACGTCGAGCGCCTCTACCTCGTCGGGGCAGGGACGCACCCGGGCGCCGGTCTGCCCGGGGTGCTCTCGTCGGCCCGCGTGCTGGATCGGGTGGTCCCGGATGCATCGAAGCTCGCCTGA
- a CDS encoding phytoene/squalene synthase family protein, with protein sequence MHRSSPEASAADFAACRDLLRKGSKSFAAAALLLPARVREPAAAFYAFCRVADDAVDELGEHAPPSAAAAAVATLRERLARAAAGRPDDSPVDRALAHVMAEHGLPRAFIEALLEGFAWDAEGRRYETLSDLNAYAARVAGTVGATMSTLMGARGPDALARACDLGVAMQLTNIARDVGEDARRGRIYLPLAWMREAGIAPDGWLARPVFDERLGRLVARLLAEAEALYLRAGAGIPMLPRDCRPAIQAARLIYADIGRVIARRGFDSVSTRAVVSPGRKAWLVLRALLRGSVAPAEAREYGAAPPLDEVRFLLEAAR encoded by the coding sequence ATGCATCGAAGCTCGCCTGAGGCGTCGGCGGCGGACTTCGCCGCGTGCAGGGACCTCCTGCGCAAGGGGTCGAAGAGCTTCGCCGCGGCGGCGCTTTTGCTGCCCGCGCGGGTGAGGGAGCCGGCGGCGGCCTTCTACGCGTTCTGCAGGGTCGCCGACGACGCGGTCGACGAGCTGGGGGAGCACGCGCCGCCGTCCGCGGCCGCGGCCGCTGTCGCGACGCTGCGGGAGCGGCTCGCGCGCGCCGCGGCGGGCAGGCCGGACGACAGCCCGGTCGATCGCGCGCTCGCCCACGTCATGGCGGAGCACGGACTGCCGCGCGCGTTCATCGAGGCGCTGCTCGAGGGGTTCGCGTGGGACGCGGAGGGGCGCCGCTACGAGACGCTCTCGGACCTGAACGCCTACGCGGCGCGCGTCGCGGGCACCGTCGGCGCGACGATGTCGACGCTCATGGGGGCGCGGGGGCCCGACGCGCTCGCGCGGGCGTGCGACCTGGGCGTCGCCATGCAGCTCACGAACATCGCGCGCGACGTCGGTGAGGACGCGCGGCGCGGGCGGATCTACCTGCCGCTCGCCTGGATGCGAGAGGCCGGGATCGCGCCGGACGGGTGGCTCGCGCGGCCGGTGTTCGACGAGCGGCTGGGGCGGCTCGTGGCGCGGCTGCTCGCCGAGGCGGAGGCGCTGTACCTCCGCGCGGGCGCCGGCATCCCGATGCTGCCGCGCGACTGCCGGCCCGCGATCCAGGCGGCGCGGCTCATCTACGCCGACATCGGGCGGGTCATCGCGCGCCGCGGCTTCGACTCGGTGTCGACGCGCGCCGTGGTGTCACCAGGCCGCAAGGCCTGGCTCGTGCTGCGGGCGCTGCTCCGCGGGTCCGTCGCGCCCGCGGAGGCCCGCGAGTACGGCGCGGCGCCGCCGCTCGACGAGGTCCGCTTCCTCCTGGAGGCGGCGCGATGA